The DNA window ATCTGTTGTTTGTGCTCATTTGTTTCGCCAATTCGCTCGGCATTGATTTGCAGGCGGCGCACGACCGGGTGATGGACAAGTTCCGGACCCGCGACCGCGACCGCTGGACACGGAAGGAGGAAGCGAAATGACGATCCGCATCGTCATTGCCGGACCGCGCGGCCGCATGGGCCGCGAAGCGGTGGCGCTTGTGCAGAAAACGGATCATTTTGAGCTGGCCGCGGTCATTGACCGCCGTTATGATGGACACCGTTTGGCTGACATCGACGGGTTCGCTGGTGTCGACGCCCCGGTTTATACCGATGCCGCTCGCTGTTTTGCCGAGGTGAAGCCGGATGTGCTCATCGATTTAACGACACCGGAAGTGGGAAAACGGCATGCGGAACTGGCGTTGCGCTATGGCGTCCGTCCTGTCGTCGGCACGACCGGGTTTGCGCCGGAAGAGATCGAGCGGCTGACCGAGCTGGCCGCGGAAAAAGAGCTCGGCGCCATCATCGCGCCCAACTTTGCTGTCGGCGCGGTGTTGATGATGAAGTTTGCCCGCATGGCGGCAAAATATTTCACTGATGTGGAAATTATCGAACTGCATCATGACCAAAAGCTTGACGCTCCATCCGGAACGGCGCTGAAAACGGCGCAGCTTATCGCTGAAGTGCGCCCATCGAAAAAACAAGGCCATCCGGACGAAAAAGAAACGCTCGCCGGCGCGCGCGGCGCCGCGTACGACGGCATTCCGATCCATAGCGTTCGCCTGCCGGGATTTGTCGCTCATCAGGAAGTCATTTTCGGGGGCGATGGACAGACGCTGACGATCCGCCACGATTCGCTTGACCGCCGCTCGTTCATGTCCGGCGTGAAGCTGGCGGTGGAAACGGTCATGCATTTACATACGCTCGTCTACGGGCTTGAACATATTTTAGAATAGCGCGGACAGCGCAAACGGGGGAGAGAACAAGATGAAAATCGCGTTAATTGCCCATGACGAAAAAAAGGCGGAGATGGTCGCGTTTGCGACCGCCTACGCGCCTGTTTTGGCAAACCATGAACTGTACGCCACCGGCACGACCGGCTTGCGCATTCAGGAGGCGACCGGCCTCACCGTCCACCGCTTTCAGTCCGGGCCGTACGGGGGCGATCAGGAAATCGGGGCGATGATCGCCCGCAACGAGATGGACCTCGTCATTTTTTTCCGCGATCCGCTCACCGCCCAGCCGCACGAACCGGACATCAGCGCCCTCATGCGCCTTTGCGACGTCTATGCCGTGCCGCTCGCGACGAACATCGGGACGGCGGAGCTGCTCATTCGCGGGTTGGAGCGCGGCGATTTGGCATGGCGCAATATCGTCCGCGGCCGGGCGAAAAGCGGGGAGGAAAAGGAAACAGAAAGGTGACAGCGATGGTGGAAAGATGCGATCTGTTGGCGTTTGGCGCCCATCCGGATGATGTCGAAATCGGCATGGGCGGGACGATTGCCAAATATGTGCGGCGCGGGTACCGCGCTGTCATTTGCGATTTGACGAAGGCGGAGCTGTCGTCCAACGGAACGGTCGATGAACGGCAGAAAGAGGCGGCCGAAGCAGCTCGCCGGCTTGGCGTATCGGAACGGCTGAATCTCGAGCTCCCCGACCGCGGCCTTTCTGTTGAAGAGGAGGCGATTCACCGCATCGTTGCGGTCATTCGCCGCTATCGGCCGCAGGTTGTATTCGCTCCGTATTGGGAGGACCGCCATCCGGATCACGGGCAATGCGCCCGCCTTGTCGAGGAAGCGGTCTTTTCCGCCGGCATCCGCCGCTACGGCGCCGGGGAGCTCGGTGGCGCCCACCGCGTCCGCTCGGTGTATTACTATATGATCAATGCCTTTTGCCGCCCGCATGTTCTTATCGATATTAGCGAAACGGTGCATGACAAGCTGTCGAGCTTGCGCGCCTATGAAAGCCAGTTTGAAAGGCGGCCCGGCTCGGTTGAGACGCCGCTGACAAACAACTACATTGAGATGATCGAAAGCCGCGAGCGCTGGTTCGGCCAGCAAATCGGCGCGGCATATGCCGAAGGGTTTTTGACAAAAACACCGATTCATCTTTTCGACTTATTTGAGGGAGCGCGATGAAGCTGAAAATAGGAATTGTCTGTTATCCGACGGTCGGAGGCTCAGGAGTCGTCGCCACCGAGCTTGGCAAGCTGCTTGCCGAAAAAGGGCATGAGATTCATTTTATTTCGTCAAGCATGCCGTTTCGGCTGAACAAAGTATACGGAAACATTTATTACCATGAAGTGAGCGTCAATCAATACTCTGTCTTTCAATACCCGCCGTACGATTTGGCGTTGGCAAGCAAAATCGCCGAGGTGGCGAAGCGGGAACAGCTTGATGTGCTTCATGCCCATTACGCCGTGCCGCACGCTGTCTGTGCCGCGCTGGCGCGCCAAATGGTCGGCGAACTGCCGATCGTCACGACGTTGCACGGCACCGACATCACGGTGTTGGGCTACGACCCGTCGCTTTCCGATATGATTAAGTTCGGCATCGAGCAATCCGACATCGTCACGGCGGTGTCTAACGCCCTCGTCCGGCAGACGTACGAGCTTCTTGAGGTGCAAAAGCCGATCCACACGGTTTACAATTTTGTTGACGAACGCGTCTACCGCCGCCGGGAGGCAAGCCATTTGCGGCGGGAGTACGGCATCGGTGAAACGGACAACGTCATCATTCACGTTTCTAATTTCCGGAAAGTGAAGCGCGTGCCCGATGTGGTGCGCGCGTTTGCCATCGTGCGCCGGCACGTGCCGGCCAAGCTCTTGCTTGTCGGCGACGGCCCGGAAATGACCGTCGTCTGCCGCCTTGTCAAAGAGCTTGGACTTAGCGGCGACGTCCGATTTTTAGGAAAACAGGACAAGCTTGAAGAGTTGTATTCGATCAGCGATGTGATGATGCTGCTGTCGGAAAAAGAAAGTTTCGGGCTTGTCTTGCTCGAGGCGATGGCGTGCGGCGTCCCGTGCATCGGCACGGCGATCGGCGGCATCCCGGAAGTGATTGAAGACGGAAAAAGCGGCTTTTTATGTGCGCTCGGTGATGTCGAGGAAGCGGCTCAAAAAGCGCTCGCGCTGCTGACCGACCGCCGCCTGCATGACGAAATGGCAAAAGAGGCGGTGCAAACCGTTCATCGAAAGTTCTGCTCGTCCGATATCGTCGGGCAGTATGAACAGCTATATGCTTCACTGGCGGCAAGGAAGGTGAGAGGATGAAACCGCCGTTCCAACAGGCGCTTGGCATCATCCGGCAGCTGAAGCGGCATGGCCATGAGGCGTATTTCGTCGGCGGTGCGGTGCGCGACTTGTTGATCGGGCGCCCGATCGGCGACGTTGACATTGCGACGAGCGCCTTGCCGGATGAAGTGATGGCGATTTTCCCGAAAACGATCGATGTCGGTTCAAGGCACGGCACGGTCGTCGTCGTGCATGAAGGAACGGCGTACGAAGTGACGACGTTCCGCACCGATGGCGACTATGAAGACTACCGCCGCCCGGGGGTGGTGACGTTCGTCCGCTCGCTTGAAGAGGACTTGAAGCGGCGCGATTTTACAATGAATGCGATCGCCATGGACGAGCACGGGACGATCATTGACCCGTTCGGCGGGCAAGAGGCGATCCAAAAGCGGCTCATTTGCACCGTCGGAGAAGCGGACGCGCGGTTTCGTGAAGATGCGCTCCGCATGATGCGGGCCGTCCGTTTCGTCAGCCAGCTTGGATTTTCGCTCGCTGTCGACACGAAGCGGGCGATCATCGCCAACGCGCCGCTTCTCGCCCATATTTCGGTTGAGCGGATGACGATGGAGATGGAAAAGCTGCTCGCCGGCCCGTTTGCTGCCGAAGCGCTGCCGCTTTTGGCTGAAACAGGGCTGTCCGCCTACTTGCCGGGGCTGGCCGAAAAAGACGGGTTGCTGCGCCGAGCAGCTGCGTACCGCTGGCCGTGGCTCACATCGCGCGAAGAGCGGTGGGCGCTTTTGTGCCAAGCGCTTGGCATCACGGAAAGTCGGCCGTTTTTGCGCGCATGGAAGCTGCCGAACAAGGTGATCGATGAAGCCGGAGCCATATTGGCGGCGCTCGCTGCCGTCCCCGAACCGGCCGCGTGGACGAACGAGCAGCTGTTTTTGGCCGGCCTCAAGCGGGTGCTCTCGGTTGAAACGGTGCGCGCCGCGTTGACCGGAAAGCCGCCTGAGCCGCAGCATGAAACGCTGCGCCGCCGTTTTGCCGCCTTACCGGTCAAAACGAAAGGCGAGCTCGTGGTCAACGGAAAAGAGGTCATTGAGTGGATCGGGAAACCGGCCGGCCCGTGGGTGAAAGAGACGCTGGACGCCATATGGCGGGCGGTTGTCAACGGTGAAGTTGAAAACGAGAAGGAGCGGATTTACGCATGGCTCATGGAGCGCAGTCGGACACAAGAAAAAAACTGTTAGAACTGTTTGCCGAGGCAGACGGCGGGTTCCTGTCCGGACAAAAGATCAGCGAGCAGCTCGGCTGTTCGCGGGCGGCCGTATGGAAACATATCGAGGAGCTGCGCAAAGAAGGGTTTGAACTCGAAGCGGTGCGCCGCCTCGGCTACCGGATCGTGAGCACGCCCGATAAGGTGACGGCAAACGAAATCCAGCTTGGCTTGAAAACCGAAACGCTCGGCCATACGATCCATTTTTTTGAGGAAGTCGATTCGACGCAGCGCATCGCGGCGAAGCTGGCGTATGAAGGGGCGCCGGAAGGGACGCTTGTCGTCGCCGAAGAGCAGACAGCCGGGCGCGGGCGCCTGGACCGGAAATGGTTTTCCCCGCAAGGAACCGGCATTTGGATGAGCCTGATTTTGCGGCCGCCCATCCCGCCGCAGCAGGCGCCGCAGTTGACGCTGCTTGTTGCCGTGGCGGTCAGCCAAGCCATTCAAGAAGTGACCGGGCTCGTTCCGGATATTAAATGGCCGAACGACATTTTGCTTCACGGCAAAAAATGCGCCGGCATTTTAACGGAGCTGCAGGCCGACCCCGACCGCGTCCGTTCGGTCATCGTCGGCATCGGCATGAACGTGAACCAGACAAGCACGCAATTTCCTGAGGACATTCGCGCCATTGCCACATCGCTCGCCATTGAAAAAGGGGAGCGCATGAAGCGTGCGCCGCTCATTCAAGAAATTTTACTTCAGCTTGAGCGGTTATATAAGCAATATTTGGAGCACGGCTTCCGTCCGATTAAGCTTCTTTGGGAAGGGTACGCCGTTTCGATCGGCAAACCGGTGACGGCAAGGACGCTGGGCGGGGTGATGCGCGGCGTCGCCCGCGGCATTACCGATGACGGGCTGCTGATCCTTGAGGATGAGCAAAACCAACTCCATTATATTCATTCAGCGGATATTCAACTGTAAATTCCCACTAGAAAAATTGTGACAATTTTGTTAAAATACAAGGCGAGGAAAAGGGCAGTATCTTTGTCGAAAAGAACTGCACCGGGCCGGCAATACGAAAGAATAAAGATGATCTGCCTTGATCCTTGCAGAAGGACTGGGACAGAGGGGTGAACGAAACCGACGGCGGTTCATGGCGTCCTTCTTTCTCAAGGCGGGAAAGAGGGACGTTTTGTTTCGGTCGCGTCATCTCCTCTGCAATGAAAGAGGAGGGAACAAAAGTGAAGACGAAAGCCGATTTTTTTCGCATGAAGCAGGCGGATGAGCCGATCGTGATGGTGACCGCTTACGACTTTCCGTCGGCGAAGCTGGCTGAACAGGCCGGGGTGGATATGATTTTAGTCGGCGATTCGCTCGGCATGGTCGTGCTCGGCTACGACTCGACGGTCCCGGTGACGGTCGATGACATGATCCATCATACGAAGGCGGTCCGCCGCGGTGCACCGAATACGTTTATCGTTACGGACATGCCGTTTATGTCGTACCATGCGTCCAAGGAAGAGGCGCTGCAAAACGCTCGGCGCATCATGCAGCAATCGGGGGCGAACGCCGTCAAAGTCGAGGGGGCGGATGACGTCGTTGAGGTGATCGCCGCACTGACGAAAGCCGGGGTGCCGGTCGTCGCCCATCTCGGGCTGACGCCGCAGTCCGTCGGCGTGCTTGGCGGCTATAAAGTGCAAGGCAAAGATGCGGAAAGCGCCAAAAAGCTGCTTGATGATGCAAAACAGTGCGAGCAGGCGGGAGCGATTGCGCTCGTCTTGGAGTGCGTGCCGAAGCAGCTCGGGGCGGCTGTGGCTCAAGCGCTCACCATTCCCGTCATCGGCATCGGCGCTGGGGCGGAAGTCGACGGCCAAGTGCTCGTCTATCACGACTTGCTTGGCTACGGCGTCAGCCGCGTGCCGAAGTTTGTCAAACAATACGCCGCCGTTCAAGAGACGATCGTCGAGGCGCTGGCGAACTATGTCGCTGATGTCAGGCTGCGCCAGTTTCCAGAGCCGGCGCACACGTTTACGATGAAGGAAGAGGAATGGGTGGCCTTATACGGAGGAAACCAATCATGATCATCGTCGATCGGATTCGTGAAATGCAGGCGCTGATGCGCCAATGCCGCCGCGAAGGAAAAACGATCGGGTTCGTCCCGACGATGGGCTATTTGCACGAAGGGCATGCCGCCCTCATCGATCGGGCGCGCGAAGAGAACGACATGGTCGTCGTCAGCATTTTTGTCAATCCGCTTCAGTTTGGACCGAACGAAGATTTTGCCCGCTATCCGCGCGATTTCGCCCGCGACCGGCACATCGCCGAACAGCGCGGAGTCGACGTGTTGTTTCATCCGGAGGCAGGCGAGATGTACCCGGGGCCGCTCACGGTGCAAGCGGTCGTCAAAGCGCGCACCGATGTATTGTGCGGACGGTCGCGGCCCGGCCATTTCGACGGCGTAGCGACGGTGCTCATTAAGCTGTTTCACATCGTTATGCCTGACCGCGCCTATTTCGGCATGAAAGATGCTCAGCAAGTGGCTGTTGTTGACGGCTTGATTCGCGATTTCAATTTTCCGATTGAGCTCGTGCCGGTGCCGACGGTCCGCGAGGCCGACGGGCTGGCGAAAAGCTCGCGCAACGTCTATTTATCGCCGCAAGAACGGAAGGAGGCGCCGGCGCTCTATCAGGCGCTGCAGGCGGCAGCGGCGGCCGTTGAGGACGGGGAGCGGAGCGCTGATGCCATTCGCCGTCTCGTCAAAGAGCATATTGAAGCGCATACGCATGCCGAGATCGATTATGTCGAAGTGTGCTCGTACCCGGATTTGACGCCGCTTGAAACGCTTCACGGAACGGTGCTCGTCGCGGTTGCCGTCCGGTTTGCGAGCGCCCGCTTGATCGACAATGTCATCCTTAGGCTGCCCAAGGCGCCAAGACAAGAGGAGTAGGGGGGATCACCCATGTTTCGTACGCTTATGAACGCCAAAATTCACCGCGCCCGCGTAACGGAAGCGAACTTAGATTATGTCGGCAGCATTACGATCGACGAAGATATTTTAGATGCGGTCGGCATGGTGGCTAATGAAAAAGTGCAAGTCGTCAACAATAATAACGGGGCCCGCTTTGAAACGTACATCATCCCCGGCGAGCGCGGCAGCGGCGTCTTTTGCCTAAACGGCGCCGCCGCCCGCCTCGTGCAAAAGGGAGACATCATTATCGTCATTTCGTATGCGCTCGTTCCGGAAGAAAAAATCGCTGCACACCGGCCGAAAATCGCCATTATGGACGAAAACAACCGCATCGCGCAGCTCATCGCCGAAGAGCCGGCGCATACGATTTTATAATGGGGCAAAAAGGGGCTTTCCGCCCCTTTTCGTTTTGAGGTGATCGTTTATGGCAATGCGCTTTGTCATTATCGACTTAGAGACAACCGGAAACGGACCAAAAAAAGGCGACCGGATCATCCAGCTCGGCATGGCGGTCGTTGAAGACGGCTCGATCGTCGAGCGGTTTGCCAGCTTCTTTAACCCGGAACAACCGATTCCGCTGTTCATCCAACAGCTGACGAACATCGACGAAGAGACGGTGGAAGGAGCGCCGCTGTTTGCCGACAAGGCGGCGGAGATCACGGCGATGATGGATGGCGCGTATTTTGTCGCCCATAACGTCGATTTTGATTTGCCGTTTTTGCAAGCCGAACTCGAACGGGCCGGCCGGCCGCCGTTTGCCGGTCCGACGATCGATACGGTCGAGCTTGCCCGCATCGTGCTGCCGACAGCGGAAAGCTATAAGCTCGGCGACTTGGCGAAACAGCTTGGCCTCCGCCATGACCGCCCGCATCAAGCGGACAGCGATGCGGAAGTGACCGCCAAGCTGTTCATCGCTTTGCTTGAGCGGCTTGGCCGCCTTCCGCTTGTGACGCTTGAACAGCTCCGACGCCTTGCCCGTCATTTGAAAAGCGATATTTACTCGCTTCTTGATGTCGCCATCGCCGAAAAACAGAAAGAAGCGCCAACGGATAGTACGGTCGCCCTCTACCGCGGCATCGCGCTAAAAAAACCGGACGGCGGAAAACCAGAGTTGGATGATGGCGGAGAGCGCCCCACTTCAGTTTCGTTTGCCGCTTTTTACGAACAAGCGCCGCCCCTCCCGCTTCCCGGCTACAAGCGGCGTGAAGGGCAATGGGAAATGATGCAGCTCGTCTATGAGGCGTTATCTACGTCCCAGCATGCGCTCATTGAGGCGGGAACCGGGCTTGGCAAGTCGCTCGCCTATTTCATCCCGGCCGCCTTTTTTGCCTGCGAGCGACAAGAACGGGTCGTCATCAGCACGCATACACTCCAGCTGCAAGAGCAGCTCATCCGCCGCGATTGGCCGGTGCTGCGGCAAGTTGTGACGGCCCCGCTCCGCGTCGCCGTCTTGAAAGGGAAGCAAAACTACCTTTCCCTTGACAAGTTCGCTTCGTTTTTGCCTGAGCCGAACGACACATACGATGCGGCGCTTTTGAAATGCCAGCTGCTTGTCTGGCTGCTTGAGACAGACAGCGGCGATTTGGATGAATTGAATGTATCGTCCGGGGCCCGTCTCTCGCTGTCAGCGCTCGCCATTGGCGAGGAGGAAGACGGCGGGCGGCATCATTTTTTCGCGCAGGCGAAACGGCGGGCCGAACAGGCCGATCTCATCATTACGAACCATGCGTTTTTGCTTCATGATTTGACTGCTTCAACGCCGCTTTTGCCGCCGTTTCGTTATCTCGTCATTGATGAGGCGCATCGGCTTGAGGAGATCGCTGCCCGTTATTTTGGTGAGCGGATCGACTATGTGTCATTTCGGCTGTCAACCGCTAAAATGGTGCAAACGATCACGAAATGGCTGGAAGCGGAGCAAGGCGAAGCGAGAGACGTTCTCGCCCGCTGCCAGCGGCACCTTGAAGGGCTGCAATTTGAAGGGGACGAGCTGTTCCGCTTGCTGCGCCGCTATGCGCTAGGGAAAAAGCCGGCGCGGGCCGGGCGTTGCCGTTGCCGTTTTTCGCCGGTGGACGAGTGCGGGCGGACGTGGCAGGCGGCCGTTGAGCTATGTTGGCGTCTGCGTGATCTGGCGGCGGCGCTGGTTGGGGAGGCAAAACCGCTTCTGGCATCCGCTGCAACCGACGATGGAACACTGTCCGCCTCGCTCGCAGCTGACCTTGCGGCGCTAAATCAGCAAATAGACGCCCTCGTTCAGCTGCTGACCGAGGCGGAGCCGGGGACCGTCCGCTGGATCGAAGCCGATGAAAAAGGGGCGGCGAACGCGGTCCGGCTTTATTCGCAACCAGTCGATCTTGCTGATTTTTTCGCTGACCGGCTGTTTATGAAAAAACGGAGCGTGATTTTAACGTCAGCGACGCTCGCCGTTCGCGGCCGGTTCGCCTATATGGCGGCGCGCCTCGGCCTGGACGATTTTTACCCGCTCTGCCGCTCGTTTCCGGCGCCATTTCGCTATGAGGAGCAAGCCGCGCTGTTTGTGCCGACGGATCTGCCGCTCGTTTCCGCCGTGCCGCTTGAGGCGTACGCCGAAGCGGCGGCCGCGGCCGTGCTCTCGATCGCCCGGCGCGTCGGCCGGCGGACGCTTGTGTTGTTCCCGTCGTATGAGCTGTTGAAAATGACGGCTGAGGCGCTGAAAACGGAAGAAGCAGATGAGCCGTTCGTGTTGATTGCCCAAGGGATACAAAGCGGCAGCCCGGCAAAGCTTTTGCGAACATTTTTGCAGTTTGATCACGCCGTGCTGTTTGGGACGAGCGGCTTTTGGGAAGGGATTGATTTGCCGGGTTCGGCGCTCGATGTCCTCATTATCGCCCGCTTGCCGTTTGCGCCTCCAGACGATCCGGTGATGGAGGCGAAAAGTGAGCGGATTCGCGCCGCCGGCGGCGACCCGTTTTACGAGTTGTCACTTCCCGAGGCGGTGCTCCGCTTTAAGCAAGGATTTGGCCGCCTCATCCGCACCGAGCGTGACAAAGGAGCCGTATTTGTGCTCGATCGCCGGCTGACCGCCGCTTCGTACGGGACCGATTTTCTCGCTTCACTGCCGCCGCTTTCGGTATATGAGGGGGCGCTTTCCGAGCTGCTTGATAAAGCAAGCGACTGGCTTTTATGAGACAAGCTGGGTGAACGGCGGGCTAGTTTTCGGAAGGCGAAAAGGCGGCGCTCGATGACGGGAGTTTCGCTTTGATCACACAAGCAAGGCGGATGGCTAAGCCGCCGGCTTCGTTTTTAGAAACGGGCAGGGTGGATGGCTGCACAAAGGGAAGTTCGCTTTCACCAAGCAGCGGTTTTGCCCTCATAAAGTGAAATGAAACGGTGCAATCTAAAGATGGCAGCCGGCAAAAAAACGCCCCGCGCGCGGCGGGGCGGGAAAGAGGCAATTTTGCGTTGGCGGTGTAGGCGGGCAAATTTGTTATGAAATGGTCGGATAAACCTGCTATAATAGGGAAGAAGCACAACTGCGATGGCAGCTTGCGGTCTCGCTGTTTGGCTTCGCCGGCTCGGCCGCAGAGGCGTGAAGAAGCGCAACTGTGATCATAACCTTACTGTATTTGTATTGTTGCCGGAGTTGCCGGCGTGTATAAGTAACAAAATTTGCGCCGCACAGGAGGAAGCAACGAAAATGGAAAGCAAAATTGAAGTGCTCGCCACCGTCAAAATCCAGCACTCCGACGATTTGTACAAAATCGTTGACTGCTTGAACCGAACGCTGAAGCGCGACAATTTGATGTTTGGCCTTGCTTTGGATGAAAACGACAAACGCCAAGCGGTCTTTACGATTTATCGGACGTGATCGTCATGAAAAAGTGGGGATGGTTCGCTCTCATTGTTTTTAGTTTTCTCATTTGGCAAGCATGGTCGATTTACGGTGAGGCGATGGCGCCAAAACGGTCCATGGTGGAAAAAGCGCTCGCACGGGCGAAGGAAGCAGCCGGACTCGTCGACGTGAAGAAAGTCTATACATATTATGGGGAGGAAGCATGCACCGTATTCATCGGCCGGACGAAGCAAGGGGAAACGGACATCGTCGTTTGGGTGCCGGAAAAAGAGGGGGATATCGTCGTCAAGAGAGCGGACAGCGGCATTAGCGAGGCGGAAGCGCGCGCCATTTTACAGCGCAACCGACATCCGCAGCAAATGATTGACGCGACGCTTGGCATGGAAAAAGGCGTGCCTCTTTGGGAGTTGACATATATTGATGCAGAAGGAAGGTATTCGTTTTATTACCTCCATTTTGCGGATGGCGCGTTTCTGAAGAGGTACAGTTTTCAACGTTGAGCATATG is part of the Geobacillus sp. 46C-IIa genome and encodes:
- a CDS encoding DUF5590 domain-containing protein, which codes for MKKWGWFALIVFSFLIWQAWSIYGEAMAPKRSMVEKALARAKEAAGLVDVKKVYTYYGEEACTVFIGRTKQGETDIVVWVPEKEGDIVVKRADSGISEAEARAILQRNRHPQQMIDATLGMEKGVPLWELTYIDAEGRYSFYYLHFADGAFLKRYSFQR